A genomic segment from Glycine soja cultivar W05 chromosome 20, ASM419377v2, whole genome shotgun sequence encodes:
- the LOC114402703 gene encoding remorin-like isoform X1 produces the protein METLMKQIRTKLTGAEEGNKADLGGSRDQKITTQKILSFKDKKKAQNWFQRQFSRSMSHDYDAEMEHATAVAAAAFAIFSQEVSQIQQQKKMREKPLPRGKSKVDDPKPPISQFGGTSRQFSGSFKPPNDQINNATMDLKRPEKTMTPPSSFGEKVKSSTDGKKPEIQAPKRIPTFGDEDLVNTGEIKPETLQLPRVPPPVHQQMPLKPSPPRPPSPPPPIRPTSARPGANETKADAWEREELEKIKESYEKLLETIDSWEKRKKAKAIRKLNKHQHSESERKRAKVLKNYQDKMNYISQIAGGARAQAEERRRNEVLKAKEKANIIRTTGKIPGPCSCF, from the exons ATGGAAACTTTAATGAAGCAGATAAG AACGAAATTAACTGGTGCAGAGGAGGGGAATAAAGCTGATCTAGGTGGGAGCAGGGATCAGAAAATTACAACACAGAAAATCCTGTCCTTCAAAG ATAAGAAAAAGGCTCAGAATTGGTTTCAGAGACAATTTTCAAGAAGCATGAGTCATGATTATGACGCAGAAATGGAGCATGCCACAGCAGTAGCTGCTGCTGCATTCGCAATTTTTTCACAAGAGGTTTCACAAattcaacaacaaaagaaaatgagggagaaaccttTGCCCAGGGGCAAAAGCAAGGTGGATGATCCAAAACCTCCGATTTCTCAGTTTGGAGGCACATCAAGGCAGTTCTCAG GGTCATTTAAACCcccaaatgatcaaattaacaATGCTACAATGGATTTAAAGAGGCCTGAAAAGACCATGACCCCACCATCAAGTTTTGGTGAAAAGGTGAAAAGTAGCACTGATGGTAAAAAACCTGAGATCCAAGCCCCAAAAAGGATTCCAACTTTTGGTGATGAGGACTTGGTCAACACTGGTGAAATAAAACCTGAGACCCTACAATTACCAAGAGTTCCTCCACCAGTTCATCAGCAAATGCCTTTAAAGCCGTCACCACCTCGGCCACCATCACCACCGCCACCGATCAGGCCGACTTCAGCAAGACCAGGTGCCAATGAAACAAAAGCTGATGCCTGGGAGAGGGAGGAGCTGGAGAAGATCAAAGAAAG CTACGAGAAGTTGCTGGAAACGATAGATTCATGGGAAAAGAGGAAGAAGGCGAAAGCAATACGCAAGCTAAATAAGCATCAG CATAGTGAAAGTGAGCGGAAAAGGGCGAAAGTGTTGAAGAATTATCAAGATAAGATGAACTATATAAGTCAAATTGCAGGGGGAGCAAGAGCACAAGCAGAGGAAAGACGAAGGAATGAAGTGCTCAAAGCAAAAGAGAAGGCAAATATAATTAGAACAACAGGCAAAATTCCAGGGCCATGCTCTTGCTTCTAA
- the LOC114402703 gene encoding remorin-like isoform X2 → MSHDYDAEMEHATAVAAAAFAIFSQEVSQIQQQKKMREKPLPRGKSKVDDPKPPISQFGGTSRQFSGSFKPPNDQINNATMDLKRPEKTMTPPSSFGEKVKSSTDGKKPEIQAPKRIPTFGDEDLVNTGEIKPETLQLPRVPPPVHQQMPLKPSPPRPPSPPPPIRPTSARPGANETKADAWEREELEKIKESYEKLLETIDSWEKRKKAKAIRKLNKHQHSESERKRAKVLKNYQDKMNYISQIAGGARAQAEERRRNEVLKAKEKANIIRTTGKIPGPCSCF, encoded by the exons ATGAGTCATGATTATGACGCAGAAATGGAGCATGCCACAGCAGTAGCTGCTGCTGCATTCGCAATTTTTTCACAAGAGGTTTCACAAattcaacaacaaaagaaaatgagggagaaaccttTGCCCAGGGGCAAAAGCAAGGTGGATGATCCAAAACCTCCGATTTCTCAGTTTGGAGGCACATCAAGGCAGTTCTCAG GGTCATTTAAACCcccaaatgatcaaattaacaATGCTACAATGGATTTAAAGAGGCCTGAAAAGACCATGACCCCACCATCAAGTTTTGGTGAAAAGGTGAAAAGTAGCACTGATGGTAAAAAACCTGAGATCCAAGCCCCAAAAAGGATTCCAACTTTTGGTGATGAGGACTTGGTCAACACTGGTGAAATAAAACCTGAGACCCTACAATTACCAAGAGTTCCTCCACCAGTTCATCAGCAAATGCCTTTAAAGCCGTCACCACCTCGGCCACCATCACCACCGCCACCGATCAGGCCGACTTCAGCAAGACCAGGTGCCAATGAAACAAAAGCTGATGCCTGGGAGAGGGAGGAGCTGGAGAAGATCAAAGAAAG CTACGAGAAGTTGCTGGAAACGATAGATTCATGGGAAAAGAGGAAGAAGGCGAAAGCAATACGCAAGCTAAATAAGCATCAG CATAGTGAAAGTGAGCGGAAAAGGGCGAAAGTGTTGAAGAATTATCAAGATAAGATGAACTATATAAGTCAAATTGCAGGGGGAGCAAGAGCACAAGCAGAGGAAAGACGAAGGAATGAAGTGCTCAAAGCAAAAGAGAAGGCAAATATAATTAGAACAACAGGCAAAATTCCAGGGCCATGCTCTTGCTTCTAA
- the LOC114401464 gene encoding nodulin-related protein 1-like, producing MASEESHNIKPPSEQSTTELIASAKLVAEAAQSALKRESDKVDKAKLADAAGDLLDAAGKYAKLDDKQGIGQYVDKAADYLHNYQGGGGGAPSQPAESKGEESGGGGGGLGGLANLAGGFFKK from the coding sequence ATGGCTTCCGAAGAATCCCATAACATTAAGCCACCCAGCGAGCAGTCGACCACCGAGCTCATCGCGAGCGCGAAGCTGGTGGCGGAGGCGGCGCAGTCCGCCCTAAAGAGGGAGAGCGACAAGGTGGACAAGGCAAAGTTGGCGGACGCCGCGGGTGATCTTCTCGACGCGGCGGGGAAGTATGCAAAGCTTGATGACAAACAAGGCATAGGGCAATATGTTGACAAGGCTGCTGATTATCTACATAATTACcagggtggtggtggtggtgctccTTCTCAGCCTGCAGAGTCAAAAGGTGAAgaaagtggtggtggtggtggtgggttAGGTGGTCTTGCAAACTTGGCTGGAGGCTTCTTCAAAAAGTAG